A genomic region of Methanosarcina thermophila TM-1 contains the following coding sequences:
- the fae gene encoding formaldehyde-activating enzyme — MVGEALVGSGPEVAHIDLVIGPRGGPVEAAFINSLAMPREGHTPLLAVLEPNLQPKPTTLIINKVTIKNASQAALMFGPAQAAVAKAVMDSVADGVLPQEQADDIFIIVSVFIEWDAKDKDKVYEYNYEATKLAIARAMEGSPTVEEALAKKESAKHPFA; from the coding sequence ATGGTAGGGGAAGCTCTCGTAGGTTCTGGTCCGGAAGTTGCACACATAGACCTCGTTATCGGACCAAGAGGAGGACCAGTTGAAGCAGCATTTATTAACTCGCTTGCAATGCCCAGGGAGGGTCATACTCCACTTCTTGCGGTTCTTGAGCCAAATCTTCAGCCTAAACCCACGACATTGATCATAAACAAGGTAACGATAAAGAATGCATCGCAGGCTGCTCTTATGTTCGGGCCGGCTCAGGCTGCGGTAGCAAAGGCAGTTATGGATTCCGTGGCTGATGGCGTGCTTCCTCAAGAACAGGCAGATGACATTTTTATTATCGTTTCCGTCTTTATCGAGTGGGATGCAAAAGACAAGGACAAAGTTTATGAATATAACTATGAGGCGACAAAGCTTGCAATAGCAAGGGCGATGGAAGGCAGCCCGACTGTTGAAGAAGCGCTTGCTAAAAAAGAGTCTGCAAAACACCCATTTGCCTGA